A genomic window from Amia ocellicauda isolate fAmiCal2 chromosome 15, fAmiCal2.hap1, whole genome shotgun sequence includes:
- the agk gene encoding acylglycerol kinase, mitochondrial has product MARVLKVLQTLRNHWKKSLFGASVVSYGGHWLYGKHCDNLLRRAACHEAREFGRQVIPAHMLVKKATVILNPAACNRKAANLFEKNAAPILHLGGYEVTLVKTDYEGQAKKLLDLMEPTDLLIVAGGDGTLQEVVTGLLRRPDQASISKTPIGFIPLGSQNSLSQTLHSPSDNRVKHITDATLSILKGDTVPLDVLQIKGEKDQPVFALTALRWGAYRDVAANVSKYWYLGPLKSKAAHLFSTLKEWPQSHKASLTYQGPTPRPPDLTENPPRPPLLTRIINRLSLYWAPPEQEVPQEPEPLEEVEVSAVELSIATQNSNLNLKRTEDALTVCVEPDTLSKGDFISTGSIKMKDPSMCPESALQLMASRLHLSLPQEGAGFYNIDNEAYEAMPVEVMLLPRKLHFFCNPARKQELLSEAQ; this is encoded by the exons ATGGCCCGAGTGCTGAAAGTCCTGCAGACCCTCAGGAATCACTGGAAGAAGTCTTTATTCGGAGCCAGCGTCGTCTCCTATGGAGGACACTGGCTCTATGGAAAGCATTG TGACAACCTATTGCGGAGGGCAGCTTGTCATGAAGCTAGG gaGTTTGGCAGGCAGGTGATACCAGCACACATGCTGGTCAAAAAGGCCACAGTGATTCTCAACCCAGCTGCTTGTAATAG AAAGGCTGCCAACCTGTTTGAGAAAAATGCCGCACCCATATTGCACCTGGGTGGTTATGAAGTGACGTTGGTGAAG ACAGATTATGAGGGCCAAGCGAAGAAGCTGCTTGACCTGATGGAACCGACCGACCTCCTGATTGTGGCCGGAGGAGATGGCACCCTGCAGGAG GTAGTAACTGGACTGCTGCGAAGACCCGATCAG gcATCCATCAGTAAGACTCCCATTGGTTTCATACCCCTGGGCTCCCAAAATTCCCTGAGTCAAACTCTGCATTCTCCCAGTGACAACAGGGTGAA ACACATCACAGATGCCACGCTCTCTATCCTGAAGGGAGACACAGTCCCTCTCGACGTGCTGCAGATAAAG GGGGAGAAAGACCAGCCAGTGTTTGCCTTGACTGCGTTACGATGGGGCGCGTACCGAGACGTAGCAGCCAATGTTAGCAA GTATTGGTACCTTGGACCTTTAAAATCAAAAGCAGCTCATTTGTTCAGTACATTAAAG GAGTGGCCACAGAGCCATAAAGCCTCCTTGACATACCAGGGCCCTACACCGCGACCCCCAGATCTCACTGAgaaccccccccgccccccactcCTCACCCGGATTATCAACAGGCTGTCACTCTACTGGGCACCTCCAGAACAAG AAGTTCCACAAGAACCGGAGCCTTTGGAAGAGGTGGAAGTGTCAGCTGTGGAGCTGTCAATTGCCACTCAGAACAGCAATCTCAATCTCAAG CGCACAGAAGATGCCCTGACGGTCTGTGTGGAACCTGACACTCTCAGTAAAGGAGATTTTATTTCTACTGG gagcatAAAGATGAAGGATCCGTCCATGTGTCCAGAGAGTGCACTTCAGCTGATGGCCAGTCGCTTGCACCTCAGTCTGCCACAG GAGGGAGCCGGTTTCTATAACATTGACAACGAGGCATACGAGGCCATGCCAGTGGAGGTCATGCTGTTACCACGGAAACTCCACTTCTTCTGCAACCCAGCTCGCAAACAGGAGCTGCTGAGTGAGGCCcagtga